A segment of the Actinomycetes bacterium genome:
TGTTCTGCGGGGTGCGCCGCTTGAGGGCCAGGGTGTAGACCCCGACGTAGAAAGCGATCGCGGCCAGCGCGAGCAGCGCGGGCAGCCAGCCGGTCGTGACCCACAGCCAGGCCACCGCGAGGACACCGAGCACGCCACCGGACGCCAGCGCCTCGCCCGGGCTGATCAACCCGGTGGCCAGCGGCCGGCGCTCGGTGCGGTGCATCACCTGGTCGATGTCGCGGTCCAGGTAGCAGTTCAGTGTGTTGGCGCTGCCCGCCGCGAGGCTGCCCCCGATCAACGTGGCGGCGACCAGCCACAGCGCGGGGACGCCGCCCTCGGCCAGCAGCATCGTCGGCACGGTCGTGACGAGCAACAGCTCGATGATCCGGGGCTTGGTGAGGGCGACCAGCCCACCCACGACCTGCCGTGCGGTGCGCGGCGGACGGTCTGCGGGCGGACGCCCGACGGGCACCACGACGCGTCCGTCGAGAGCCGTCACGCGCTACCTCGTTCCGTTGTGCCAGGCGATGTCCCCGAAGGTCCGCGGGCGGCCGTTTCGGAGGGGTGATCCGGGGCAGCCCCACTGTATCCGCCCGCCCGGAACGGGGAGGGCGCGACCGGCCCGCCGTGAGTACGCTCCGGGCAGATCAGGTCGCGCACTGCCTGGAGCCCGTCCTCGAGCACGCCTGAGCCCCACCAGGTCTGCCGAGCCACTCGTCGAAGGAGCCCTGACGCCCGTGAGCCCCCAGCAGAAGCTCGAGTGGTCCGAGCTGGACCAGAAGGCCGTCGACACGGTGCGTGTCCTCGCGATGGACGCCGTGCAGAAGGTGGGCAACGGGCACCCTGGGACGGCCATGAGCCTGGCCCCGGCGGCGTACCTGCTCTTCCAGCGCTACCTGCGCCACGACCCGACCGACCCGGGCTGGCCCGGTCGTGACCGGTTCGTCCTGTCGGCCGGCCACTCCA
Coding sequences within it:
- a CDS encoding heme o synthase, yielding MTALDGRVVVPVGRPPADRPPRTARQVVGGLVALTKPRIIELLLVTTVPTMLLAEGGVPALWLVAATLIGGSLAAGSANTLNCYLDRDIDQVMHRTERRPLATGLISPGEALASGGVLGVLAVAWLWVTTGWLPALLALAAIAFYVGVYTLALKRRTPQNIVWGGAAGCMPVLIGWSAVTGSLAWTPVVLFAVIFFWTPPHYWPLSLRFRDDYAAAGVPMLPVVADAVTVARQVVAYSWVMVAVSLLLWPVAGTSAVYGVAALVLGAGFLREAHVLLGRARGGTSVEAAAMRLFHGSITYLTLLFVAVGIDPLLPF